In Gracilimonas sp., a genomic segment contains:
- a CDS encoding efflux RND transporter periplasmic adaptor subunit has product MKISYLQIAVLSLLLISCGNDNSNENSRSGFSGFSGRQATSVETSEVEIDAIADQVRSFGNVKAQNVISVLPQVSNRITEIYVDLGDTVRQGEALAKIYDATFRDQLSQAKSQLQQSQIALRRDSSEYIRQQSLMERDLTSESALDIAQAAYQSSRAQFESARSALTQAQEDFNNTVVRSPVNGVVTSRALEVGDLATNGTELFQVASTNGYESRIYLPVQDWRAVKIGQEVSLRVSNESGVSAKGVVSRKSPQLDATTGLGEVVITLTSRGNSIYPGVLVENIINITTKDRAMVVPRSALVEQVETVINPETNTIDLERSYSVFVSRGDTVAERRELELGIEQGDRIEVLSGLLPSDKIIVTGQSGLDDGARIQVASGERFQTPQQRQLGNQEQNSASGERQNPLDNMSEAERAEAREKMQDMSREERMAYLRDLRQQQADSTSNEQ; this is encoded by the coding sequence GTGAAAATATCTTATTTACAAATTGCTGTTCTTAGCTTATTACTAATTAGCTGTGGCAATGATAATTCGAATGAAAATAGTCGGTCTGGTTTTTCTGGATTTAGTGGCCGTCAGGCTACCAGTGTAGAAACCAGCGAAGTCGAAATCGATGCTATAGCCGATCAGGTTCGCTCTTTTGGTAACGTAAAAGCTCAAAACGTAATTTCGGTTTTACCACAGGTTAGCAATCGCATTACCGAAATCTATGTTGATCTTGGAGACACGGTACGTCAGGGAGAAGCACTCGCTAAAATTTACGATGCCACGTTCAGAGATCAGCTCAGTCAGGCGAAATCTCAATTACAGCAAAGCCAGATCGCCCTTCGCAGAGACAGCTCAGAATATATAAGGCAACAAAGCCTGATGGAGCGCGATTTAACCAGCGAATCAGCATTAGATATTGCACAAGCAGCCTATCAGAGTTCAAGGGCACAGTTTGAGTCAGCGCGTTCTGCACTCACACAAGCACAAGAGGATTTTAATAACACCGTTGTTCGATCTCCGGTAAATGGAGTGGTTACATCAAGAGCTCTCGAGGTTGGTGATTTAGCCACTAATGGAACGGAGTTATTCCAGGTCGCCAGTACCAATGGGTATGAATCAAGAATATATCTGCCCGTTCAGGACTGGAGGGCTGTAAAGATTGGACAAGAAGTTAGTTTGCGAGTTTCAAATGAAAGCGGAGTAAGTGCTAAAGGCGTTGTATCCCGCAAAAGCCCTCAACTGGATGCCACTACGGGACTTGGTGAAGTTGTTATTACGCTTACTTCCAGAGGTAATTCCATTTATCCGGGGGTTTTAGTTGAGAACATTATCAATATCACTACCAAAGATCGGGCAATGGTTGTACCCCGAAGTGCACTGGTGGAACAGGTAGAGACGGTAATCAACCCGGAAACAAATACCATTGACCTGGAACGAAGTTATTCCGTGTTTGTCTCACGAGGAGATACGGTTGCGGAACGCCGTGAACTTGAATTGGGAATTGAACAGGGAGATCGAATTGAGGTTCTCAGCGGTCTGCTTCCAAGTGATAAAATTATTGTAACCGGCCAAAGCGGGCTGGATGATGGTGCACGCATTCAGGTTGCATCCGGAGAACGATTCCAGACCCCGCAACAACGACAGCTTGGAAATCAGGAGCAGAACTCTGCATCAGGAGAAAGGCAAAACCCACTGGATAATATGAGTGAAGCAGAACGTGCAGAAGCACGTGAAAAGATGCAGGATATGTCTCGGGAAGAGCGCATGGCTTATCTTCGCGACTTAAGACAACAACAAGCTGATTCAACCTCAAACGAGCAGTAA
- the fsa gene encoding fructose-6-phosphate aldolase translates to MKFFIDTADLDEIKEANDLGVLDGVTTNPSLCAKIGVRDFEGHIAKICEMVTGDVSAEVVSTEYDDIVKEGRNIAKIADNVVVKVPLIKDGIKAIKTFSEEGIKTNCTLCFSPTQALIAAKAGATYISPFLGRLDDISSDGMQLIRDIVTIYDNYGYETEVLAASIRHPMHLLECAKEGADVATMPLGVIKSLLKHPLTDSGLERFLADWDKLQKSLED, encoded by the coding sequence ATGAAATTTTTTATTGACACAGCCGATCTCGATGAAATTAAAGAAGCCAATGACCTTGGTGTTCTTGATGGGGTGACGACCAACCCAAGCCTCTGTGCTAAAATTGGAGTTCGGGATTTTGAAGGACATATCGCCAAAATTTGTGAAATGGTTACCGGGGATGTTTCCGCCGAGGTTGTTTCAACTGAGTATGACGATATCGTGAAGGAAGGCCGGAATATTGCAAAAATTGCCGACAACGTGGTGGTTAAAGTTCCTTTGATTAAAGATGGCATTAAAGCGATTAAAACTTTTTCTGAAGAAGGAATCAAAACAAACTGTACCTTGTGCTTTTCTCCCACACAGGCGCTGATAGCAGCAAAAGCCGGAGCTACTTACATATCCCCATTTTTAGGTCGTTTGGATGATATTTCATCCGACGGCATGCAGCTGATTCGTGATATCGTCACTATTTATGACAACTACGGATACGAAACGGAAGTATTGGCTGCAAGTATCCGTCACCCAATGCATCTGCTTGAATGTGCAAAAGAAGGAGCAGATGTAGCTACTATGCCTCTTGGTGTAATTAAGAGCTTGCTAAAACATCCACTGACCGACAGCGGGCTTGAGCGCTTCCTGGCTGATTGGGATAAGCTTCAAAAAAGCCTGGAAGACTAA
- a CDS encoding amidase, producing MKQLSLYLLSAFLLFIACEPQSGYHKLDLEEITITELQAGYENGDFTIQDITDAYLKRIEAIDDFGPQLNSMIYINPNAMEVARQLDEELQAGTKRGPLHGIPVVLKDNIDTYDMPTTAGANIMKGSVPDQDAFITQKLRDAGAIIIGKANLSEWANFHSNFSSSGWSALGGQTHNPYDVTRNPCGSSAGSGAAASANLAVFAIGTETNGSITCPSSANGLVGIKPTVGLLSRSGIIPISHTQDTPGPMTRTVEDAAIALGTMVGIDEADSKTAASEGNFHADYTQFLNANGLEGKRIGLWTGSLGGHHRVDTLMHQTVRFLESQGVTVIEIDRISSENVGGDSFQVLLYEFKDGLNKYFASLGDDAPVKSMSELVDSTLADSVEMHYFDHDLLITASQKGDLTSEEYTNALSRMMKFTREEGIDKVMDEHNLDAIIGPTGGPAWKTDLTNGDNFAVSSSSPAARAGYPNITVPMGYIDGLPVGISFFGRAWSEPELLEIAYAFEQGTKVRKAPEFKNAGL from the coding sequence ATGAAACAACTTTCACTCTATTTACTGTCCGCTTTTTTATTATTCATTGCCTGCGAGCCACAATCCGGATATCATAAACTGGACCTTGAAGAAATTACCATTACTGAATTACAAGCCGGATATGAGAATGGGGATTTTACTATCCAGGATATAACCGATGCCTACCTGAAACGCATTGAGGCAATCGATGATTTTGGGCCCCAGCTCAACTCAATGATTTATATAAACCCAAATGCCATGGAAGTTGCACGGCAGCTGGATGAAGAACTGCAAGCGGGCACCAAAAGAGGCCCTCTGCATGGAATTCCGGTTGTACTGAAAGACAATATTGACACTTACGATATGCCAACTACAGCCGGGGCAAACATCATGAAAGGTTCTGTTCCTGATCAGGATGCCTTTATCACTCAAAAACTAAGAGATGCCGGTGCTATCATTATTGGTAAAGCCAACCTGAGTGAATGGGCTAATTTTCATAGTAATTTTTCATCCAGTGGCTGGAGTGCTTTAGGCGGACAAACACACAATCCGTACGATGTTACCCGAAACCCGTGTGGTTCCAGCGCCGGTTCGGGAGCTGCGGCTTCGGCAAATTTAGCCGTCTTTGCCATTGGCACTGAAACGAATGGATCTATCACCTGTCCTTCTTCAGCAAACGGGTTGGTTGGTATCAAACCAACCGTAGGATTATTAAGCCGTTCGGGAATCATTCCTATTTCGCATACCCAGGACACTCCCGGACCTATGACCCGCACCGTTGAAGACGCTGCTATCGCGCTTGGAACCATGGTTGGTATAGATGAGGCAGACTCTAAAACCGCTGCAAGCGAAGGGAATTTTCATGCCGACTACACTCAATTTCTCAATGCAAATGGATTAGAAGGCAAACGAATCGGGCTATGGACCGGCTCGCTTGGCGGGCATCACCGCGTAGATACCCTGATGCACCAAACCGTTCGGTTTTTGGAAAGCCAGGGAGTAACTGTAATCGAGATCGACCGCATCTCGTCAGAAAATGTGGGCGGAGACTCTTTCCAGGTATTGCTTTATGAATTCAAAGATGGACTGAATAAATACTTTGCTTCGCTTGGTGATGATGCTCCGGTTAAATCCATGTCTGAATTGGTTGACTCTACCCTGGCTGACTCTGTAGAAATGCATTACTTCGATCATGATCTTTTGATTACTGCCAGTCAAAAGGGGGATTTAACTTCCGAAGAATATACCAATGCACTGTCCCGAATGATGAAATTCACCCGCGAGGAAGGCATCGATAAGGTAATGGATGAGCATAACCTGGATGCTATTATTGGACCAACCGGCGGACCTGCATGGAAAACCGACCTTACCAATGGCGATAATTTTGCTGTTTCTTCCAGTTCCCCTGCCGCCCGTGCGGGATATCCAAACATTACAGTTCCCATGGGATATATTGATGGCTTGCCTGTGGGAATTTCATTCTTTGGAAGAGCATGGAGTGAACCCGAACTTCTCGAAATAGCTTATGCTTTTGAACAAGGCACGAAGGTCAGAAAAGCTCCTGAATTTAAAAATGCCGGTTTGTAG
- a CDS encoding FAD/NAD(P)-binding oxidoreductase, whose translation MKNIVILGAGTAGTVMLNKLRYALEPDEWKLTIVDKDENHYYQPGFLFIPFGIYKPEEVVKLKRDYLPEDAEFIVSDIDQIDAKNKLVYLDNQDVLQYDYLIIATGTEICPEEIEGMKDVHWYSSIFDFYTLEGALALAEFLKTWKGGKMVVNIAEMPIKCPVAPLEFVFLADDYFRKRGMREQVEIILVTPLDSAFTKPVAAAELGGFMSDKGIKIVTEFNIGWVDNERKKIVSWDEREVDFDLLVTIPTNMGNKAIERSGLGDELNFVPTDKHTLQSKEWENIFVIGDATDLPTSKAGSVAHFESEILFENLMNIIKGRPMTASFDGHANCFIESGDGKGLLIDFNYEVEPLPGKFPIPVVGPFSLLKETRMNHLGKMGFKWLYWNVLLKGMDMPLESKMSMSGKYYPNVKNGFS comes from the coding sequence ATGAAGAATATCGTGATTTTAGGTGCAGGAACTGCCGGGACGGTAATGCTCAATAAACTAAGGTATGCTCTTGAGCCTGATGAGTGGAAGCTGACCATCGTTGACAAGGATGAGAATCACTATTATCAACCGGGCTTTCTCTTTATACCGTTTGGAATATATAAACCGGAAGAGGTTGTCAAGCTCAAAAGAGACTATCTCCCCGAGGATGCAGAATTCATCGTGTCAGATATTGACCAGATTGATGCTAAGAACAAATTGGTTTATCTGGATAATCAGGATGTTCTTCAATACGACTATTTAATTATTGCGACCGGAACGGAAATTTGTCCGGAAGAAATTGAAGGGATGAAGGATGTACATTGGTATAGTTCCATTTTTGATTTTTATACACTTGAGGGAGCTTTAGCTCTGGCAGAATTTCTGAAAACATGGAAAGGCGGAAAAATGGTCGTGAACATTGCAGAAATGCCAATCAAATGTCCGGTAGCTCCTCTGGAATTCGTCTTTCTGGCTGATGATTACTTTCGAAAAAGAGGAATGCGTGAACAAGTGGAAATCATTCTTGTTACACCATTGGATAGTGCTTTTACAAAACCGGTTGCCGCCGCTGAACTTGGAGGGTTCATGAGTGACAAGGGAATTAAAATTGTCACCGAATTCAATATTGGCTGGGTAGATAATGAAAGGAAAAAGATTGTTTCCTGGGATGAAAGAGAAGTAGATTTTGACCTGCTTGTTACAATTCCTACAAACATGGGGAATAAAGCTATCGAAAGAAGTGGGTTGGGGGATGAGCTGAATTTTGTTCCAACCGATAAACATACACTTCAATCCAAAGAATGGGAGAATATCTTTGTAATTGGTGATGCTACCGACCTTCCAACATCCAAAGCAGGATCCGTAGCCCATTTTGAGTCAGAGATTCTATTTGAGAACCTTATGAATATTATTAAGGGTCGCCCTATGACCGCGAGTTTTGATGGTCACGCTAACTGTTTTATAGAATCAGGAGACGGAAAAGGTTTGCTCATTGATTTCAACTATGAGGTAGAGCCACTGCCGGGTAAATTTCCTATTCCCGTCGTTGGTCCTTTCTCTTTGCTAAAGGAAACCAGGATGAATCACCTGGGGAAAATGGGATTCAAGTGGCTCTATTGGAACGTGCTGCTAAAGGGAATGGATATGCCTCTTGAATCAAAAATGAGTATGTCTGGCAAATATTACCCGAATGTGAAAAATGGATTTTCATAA
- a CDS encoding TusE/DsrC/DsvC family sulfur relay protein produces MDVKLLNKQLEYDKDGHLANREDWSEALAQELAYLEDVGELTDRHWTVINFMRKEFDEKGDAPSIRKLNKQSRVSTKELYALFPKGPAKKAAKIAGLPKPKGCI; encoded by the coding sequence ATGGATGTTAAACTATTAAATAAACAATTGGAATATGATAAAGACGGTCACTTAGCTAATCGTGAAGATTGGTCAGAAGCACTAGCTCAGGAACTGGCTTATCTGGAAGATGTAGGGGAGTTAACCGACCGGCACTGGACGGTCATCAATTTCATGCGCAAAGAATTTGATGAAAAGGGAGATGCTCCTTCAATTAGGAAGCTTAATAAACAGAGTAGAGTTTCAACAAAAGAACTGTATGCACTTTTCCCAAAAGGTCCGGCAAAGAAGGCAGCTAAAATTGCGGGCCTTCCCAAGCCAAAAGGATGCATTTAA
- a CDS encoding DsrE/DsrF/DrsH-like family protein encodes MNAGLYDREEKAKPIERVSIIISKGSLEGVYPGLIMANGARMEGIEATMFFTFFGMEAIINKKMDHLKVATVGNPAMHIPTMIGGLPGMSAFATSRMKAEMEKLDIPPVREFLEMIHDAGGQLYACRASVDMFHLTEEDFCDELDGILSVGEFYEKSAGAEIIFT; translated from the coding sequence ATGAACGCCGGTCTTTATGATCGTGAAGAAAAAGCCAAACCGATAGAAAGAGTATCTATAATTATTTCCAAGGGATCGTTGGAGGGAGTGTATCCTGGCTTAATTATGGCAAACGGAGCGCGTATGGAAGGAATTGAAGCAACCATGTTCTTTACTTTTTTTGGGATGGAGGCAATCATCAACAAAAAAATGGATCACTTGAAAGTAGCTACTGTTGGCAATCCTGCTATGCATATTCCTACAATGATAGGCGGACTGCCGGGGATGTCAGCATTTGCTACCAGTAGAATGAAGGCAGAGATGGAAAAGCTGGATATCCCGCCGGTTAGAGAGTTCCTCGAGATGATACATGATGCGGGCGGTCAACTTTATGCATGCAGAGCATCGGTTGATATGTTCCATCTTACGGAGGAAGATTTCTGTGACGAACTGGATGGTATACTTTCAGTAGGTGAATTCTATGAGAAGTCGGCTGGTGCAGAAATTATATTCACCTAA
- a CDS encoding T9SS type A sorting domain-containing protein: MGEVYAQFSGGSGSANDPYQISDIQQLQEVSNHLDKHFILVNDIEAAETSSWNDGKGFLPIGSNDKGFTGSLDGKDFRVNKLNINRPNSEYVGLFGLLNNAELQNIHLDSIFIKGGNTTGSLAGRASKSTISGSSVTGKITGRTYVGGIVGFNRGRVENTESKTSVIGRSYVGGVTGINRGRVIRAVAEAQVSGTGHNIGVLVGNNYDGLISESISSGSATGEEASSVGGLTGSNGGIITRSFSTAAASGRSYVGGLVGNNHSGEIQWSYSSGDVKGFNLVGGLAGVNRKDGIIEECYTTSKVEGTIDAGGFIGVNRDPVKAGFWNKDSSTQKKPLSKGTMEGISAVSAAQITGAESYQHLKGFSFNKIWGYVPDKTPQLLWTMPYFVITEVEGASSITSGDLIEFEVAVKNAGYYSDTNDIILNDGKGTELDQLFDISLDPGEDTTFSMIWQSTVNDKGEYDLSFESQFYKKIFPLKVFRIPEIVELEQPFGLEEHINTSPTFSWEEAFLADHYQLQISDNEDFSPVKFNITDIDTTTYTLKEPLEYLSYYHWRVRGTNADEMGPWSEPSEFITIIERPEVVELKTPEDEAEDASTKPFFSWYETKRAENYRLQLASDEEFEEVIFDSTFIATDSSLTFEKNLPSKQQLFWRMQATNIGGNSDWSEERSFKAVRSPVRKSAFSNNLEYKLEQNYPNPFNPITFIRYSIPEATHVEIEVLNMLGQTVATLEDDYKSAGWHTVTFDASKLSSGFYIYRIKTEDFSASRKLSLVK, encoded by the coding sequence TTGGGTGAAGTTTACGCACAATTTTCCGGTGGTTCAGGTTCAGCGAATGATCCGTATCAAATATCTGATATACAGCAGCTTCAGGAAGTCAGTAATCATCTGGATAAACATTTCATTCTTGTTAATGATATTGAAGCAGCTGAAACTTCATCCTGGAATGATGGAAAAGGATTTCTACCGATTGGCTCAAATGATAAGGGATTTACAGGGAGCCTTGATGGAAAGGATTTTAGAGTTAACAAGCTTAATATAAACCGTCCTAATTCAGAATATGTTGGCTTATTTGGACTGCTAAACAATGCTGAATTGCAGAATATTCATCTGGATAGCATTTTCATAAAAGGCGGAAATACAACCGGGAGTCTTGCTGGCCGTGCATCAAAAAGTACGATCTCAGGTTCTTCAGTTACAGGAAAGATAACAGGCAGAACATATGTGGGTGGCATAGTTGGTTTTAACCGGGGAAGGGTTGAAAACACGGAGAGCAAAACTTCTGTCATTGGTCGCTCTTATGTAGGAGGCGTAACCGGAATTAACCGGGGTCGAGTTATTCGGGCTGTAGCTGAGGCTCAGGTCTCGGGAACCGGACATAATATTGGCGTATTGGTTGGAAATAATTATGATGGCTTGATCTCAGAATCAATATCATCTGGCTCAGCTACCGGAGAAGAAGCCTCTTCGGTTGGAGGCCTTACCGGAAGTAATGGAGGAATAATCACTCGTTCTTTTTCAACAGCTGCTGCATCCGGAAGGTCGTATGTGGGGGGATTGGTCGGAAATAATCACTCTGGTGAGATACAATGGTCGTATTCATCTGGAGATGTGAAAGGGTTTAATCTGGTAGGTGGTTTAGCTGGGGTAAACCGCAAAGATGGAATCATCGAAGAATGCTATACGACCAGCAAAGTTGAAGGAACCATTGATGCCGGGGGGTTTATCGGGGTGAACCGTGATCCGGTAAAAGCTGGTTTCTGGAATAAAGATTCCTCAACACAGAAAAAACCCCTAAGTAAGGGTACTATGGAGGGCATATCTGCTGTTTCTGCTGCCCAAATTACAGGAGCTGAAAGCTATCAGCATTTGAAGGGGTTTTCATTTAATAAAATCTGGGGTTATGTGCCCGATAAAACCCCACAACTGTTATGGACCATGCCTTATTTCGTAATTACTGAAGTTGAAGGAGCGTCTTCCATAACCAGTGGTGATTTAATCGAGTTTGAAGTCGCTGTAAAAAATGCGGGGTACTACTCTGACACAAATGACATCATACTTAATGACGGAAAAGGAACTGAACTAGACCAATTATTCGACATCTCACTCGATCCCGGAGAAGACACTACTTTTTCGATGATATGGCAGTCTACAGTAAATGATAAGGGAGAATACGATCTCAGTTTTGAAAGTCAGTTCTACAAAAAAATCTTTCCCCTGAAAGTCTTTCGTATACCTGAAATCGTAGAACTGGAACAGCCTTTTGGCTTGGAAGAGCACATTAATACCTCTCCCACTTTTAGTTGGGAAGAAGCATTTTTGGCTGATCATTATCAGTTGCAAATTTCTGATAATGAAGATTTTAGCCCTGTCAAATTCAATATTACTGATATTGATACTACCACATATACCCTGAAAGAGCCTTTAGAATATCTAAGCTATTATCACTGGCGGGTACGAGGTACAAATGCCGACGAGATGGGGCCTTGGAGTGAACCTTCTGAGTTTATCACCATTATAGAAAGACCGGAAGTTGTTGAATTAAAAACACCCGAAGATGAAGCCGAAGATGCTTCCACAAAACCTTTTTTTTCCTGGTATGAAACAAAACGAGCCGAAAACTACCGGCTTCAATTAGCCTCAGACGAAGAATTTGAAGAGGTGATCTTCGATTCCACTTTTATTGCAACTGACTCTTCCCTGACTTTCGAGAAGAACCTTCCTTCCAAACAGCAATTATTCTGGCGTATGCAAGCGACCAATATTGGAGGGAACTCGGACTGGTCTGAGGAGAGAAGCTTTAAAGCAGTACGTTCTCCGGTCAGAAAATCGGCGTTCAGCAATAATCTGGAATATAAACTGGAACAAAACTATCCCAACCCCTTTAATCCTATAACATTCATACGATACAGCATTCCGGAAGCTACCCATGTAGAAATAGAAGTGCTAAATATGCTTGGACAAACGGTAGCCACCCTGGAAGATGACTATAAATCAGCTGGCTGGCATACTGTTACTTTTGATGCTTCTAAACTATCCAGTGGGTTTTATATTTACCGCATTAAAACCGAGGACTTTTCGGCATCCAGAAAGTTATCCCTGGTTAAGTAA
- a CDS encoding PAS domain-containing sensor histidine kinase, producing MDKNPEKITEYSLQPFFEQTTDLLCIAGFDGYFKKINPALCKLLEYSKEELMAKPVNHFVHPEDKQITAKHRQNIHAGKPLLNFENRYISKSGKTLWFSWTSIPQADKEVVYAIAKNITHKKKLEQKRNKLLSELTQSNKQLKQLNFSTSHDLRSPISSILTIFGLMDISNIKEPETREFVELLKTSTEKLKRTLDQHIDGLKNNKTLHIPVGDLNIADVLKSVINSLESLISDSETTFDINLDDFQIIEFHPDYLESIFLNLISNSIKYAHPDRPPVISITTQIAEGKKQLIFSDNGRGFDSEKQGEKVFGLYQKFHDLEDSKGIGLYLVYNHVSSLGGHISVDSKVDIGTTFTITFQG from the coding sequence ATGGACAAGAATCCGGAAAAAATAACTGAATATTCATTACAACCCTTTTTTGAGCAAACGACTGACTTGTTATGCATTGCGGGCTTTGATGGTTATTTCAAAAAAATAAACCCAGCCCTCTGTAAACTTTTGGAGTATTCGAAAGAAGAGCTAATGGCTAAACCCGTCAATCATTTTGTGCACCCGGAAGACAAGCAAATTACGGCGAAGCATCGACAAAATATTCATGCGGGGAAGCCATTACTGAACTTTGAAAACCGTTATATCTCTAAAAGCGGAAAAACGTTATGGTTTTCGTGGACATCTATTCCCCAGGCCGATAAAGAGGTTGTATATGCCATTGCTAAAAATATCACACATAAGAAAAAGCTTGAACAGAAAAGAAATAAGCTTTTATCTGAATTAACCCAATCCAACAAGCAGCTAAAGCAACTGAACTTTAGCACCTCTCATGATTTAAGGTCTCCCATCAGCAGTATACTCACTATTTTTGGGTTGATGGATATTTCCAATATCAAGGAACCTGAAACCAGAGAGTTTGTGGAGTTGCTTAAAACATCCACGGAAAAACTTAAGAGAACTCTGGATCAACATATTGATGGGCTAAAAAATAATAAGACACTGCATATTCCTGTCGGGGACTTGAATATTGCGGACGTACTGAAATCTGTAATTAACTCCCTAGAATCCCTCATATCAGATTCAGAAACCACTTTTGATATTAATCTGGATGATTTTCAAATCATAGAATTTCACCCCGATTACCTTGAAAGTATTTTTCTAAACCTTATTTCGAACTCCATTAAATATGCCCATCCCGACCGGCCTCCGGTTATTTCCATCACCACACAAATAGCTGAGGGTAAAAAGCAGCTTATATTCTCTGATAATGGGCGGGGTTTTGATAGTGAAAAACAAGGGGAAAAAGTTTTTGGGCTGTATCAAAAATTTCATGATCTCGAAGACAGTAAAGGTATTGGTCTTTATTTAGTATATAATCATGTTAGCAGTCTGGGTGGTCATATTTCTGTTGATAGCAAGGTCGATATCGGGACTACTTTTACAATCACCTTTCAAGGCTAA